ATTTTGTGGGACTCAACTTATAATAAATTATGtgctattaaatttaaaaatcaaaatttaatataatagacCTCACTTTTTATTCTAATCGAGTTATTTTTATATTGTGATATTACTGTAAGTTTTTATCTAAATGCCAATGATTTTAATAGAGTAAACGTACTTTATTAATGGTTGTTTCTCACAGAGAATTAATGgttttttcttatatttatagACTATAAGTTAAATAGGCGTTATATCTATCCACAATAATATTGGATATTGGGTTGTTATCTTAAGATTCCCTCTTAAAGATTTTGTCTTATTATTAACTGGTATTATTGATGTTCGGTATAAATGATACTCAGCTTAGATGCTCAATTTACGTAGCGAAGGCTTTAACCTGATCAATTTTCTTAACTCTCTTCTGCTCAATCTAAGTTTTGTTCAGTCTAGATTGCCCTAGTGATCTTATACTCTATCTTTAGGGAGAAGAAAAAAAGGTCTTTAAATTATGGATGTATCACAAATTTTGAATGCCGCAGGCTCTTTTCTATGGCACTTTCTTGCTGTTTTATATATCAATGTCTTGCAGTCATTACCTTCCTAGTAAACATTATATAATTAACAAATTCAAACAATGAACTAAGTTGCGAACTATCATAAGAGGAAAAGGAATATTACGCATCTTATGgcaactaaaaataaataaaaattttgtcccaaTGCACCTGTCTGATTGGCTATCAGTATGTAATAAGACCATTCTACCAGTTTTTGTAAGCCAAGATTTGGCATATTCTCCATTCCTGTTCATTTGTTCTATTAGATAATTGGAGCTTCTTGGACGCTTGGGGCTAAACATGCCTATGGTCCGAGTTCGGTTTggaataatcaaaataaaatttaaaatcattgAGAATTGTTCTCTTCACAGATCAAACGAAATTAGATACTCACCGTCTGCTTAGGGCCGTCCAAGTTTTTGTCTTAGCCTATGTGTTTGCAGGCCGCAGGACAACGGCTTCTTCTTCACCTGAAATTTATCCAGTTGAATTTCTGTTCGGCACTTCTTTTCGGAGGAGTATATGCATATGGGATATATTGTATTTTAGTAAGGAAAATTGAGTCACCCGAACAATCCTAATTATCCATTAAAGATCTTGGATATTGTATGTATTTTTATCTTAAATAAAACAAGAAATTTTATGTTCTCATCCATTTATTAAAAGAAAATGCATTTATATTAAtgctttatttttatgataagcgaaaatttaaatttttatagaaagtaAACCATTTTAATAATGttcttgttttaaattgaatattttaaACAATATTCACTCTATAcagtaatttaaatatttattcacTAAATTTCCACATTAATGCATTAAAAATTTGATGTTGCGCTCCAAATTGCATGTTAGATTTGGACTGGACCACCACGCATGCCAGTAAGCCGGGTGGGGGGTTTGATCCTTCACATCAATATGATAGCATCGGCTTTACTCGTAACTGAATTTATTACGAGATATCTCAGTGTACATCAATGGGGACTTACTTTAAATTTAATGATAGGTCTTCTTTTATGTAAAAGAGTTAAATCgagaataataattaataatttcgaACTTAAGTCTTTAGAAATTATTATCGTTATatttaaaaagtttttttttatttattaaaaaaaatattttagaatGGATCCAAAAGAAAAGCTGAATGGCAGAATGGACTAGaaagaaattgaaaaagtgaGTAGCGATTTGTACAAAATTGGGAAAagatttaacttttatttttttatataaattatttaatttcgatTTGAAGTGcatggcatttttttttttttgttgcatAATGGACATAAATCAAACTTAGTATGGAGTGAAAATCTAGTTATGTTCAAAATGATGATTTTTGTGGTTATTTTGTTTTGACCACTCTTGGAATGGTGATAATAATTGTTcatcttataaattaaaaaaaaaaagaaaatttataatttgatctctaaattttaatttacattatattttaatttttaaattttaaaaattaattatttaatttttatattttatatatattatattttaactcttaaattttgataaatctattatttagttatttaattttaatatatagaataatttaatctttataattttaatatttataataattttatataaattaattaaattattttatatattaaaattataaaaattaaagttaCAGTATGATATAATGTAAAATTTAGaaactaattttttaaaatttagagattAAATTGTAATATAGGATTAAATAtaggaattaaataattaattttttaaaatttaaagactaaaatttagaaatcaaattataaatttttcataaaaaattaaaaataaaatattagaaaatcaaagtAAATATAGAAAGCACAAAAAATAGAAATTAGCATTATCTGGTATAATTATCATATCTATAcaacaaaaaaatattaaaaatgtaaaaaaattaaaataaaatatgaattttcCGATTCCCATTTCCTTGTATctctagccaaaaaaaaaaaccaccTTGGCTTTTGACGGTCTTTTCTAAGCCGAAGCTTGTGTCTCCTCTGTCTTCTTCGTCACGCTCACGTGTTTCCGCTTTTAAAGACTCCCTGTATATATATGCGTCGCTGAGCAAACAAGCGAAGCAAAAATCACAAACGATTCCTGAATACTAGTGCCCTAGAAGGAAAAATAATGGAGGTGAAAGCCAATGGTCCGAATGATGAATCGGGTCGGATACCGGACGGCCCAACGAATCCCATGGTCACGCCTCTTTTAACGGATCTCTATCAGTTCACCATGGCTTATGCTTACTGGAAAGCCGGCAAGCATCAAGAGCGAGCTGTgtgagtgttttttttttttttttccttcctttAACTCTGTTTGTTTGCCTAGAAAATCGATAAGGATAATTGAGAAATGGAAAGATATAAACTCAGTTCAGTAGTTAAATCTTTTTGTTTTTTTGATATGCAAATGTTGTTGTTGTTTATTCTTTAGCTGCTATAATACGAGTTTTCTGTGTATTGCATTATTTTCTTCAGGTTTGATTTATATTTTCGGAAGAATCCATTTGGTGGTGAGTATACAGTCTTTGCTGGATTAGAAGAATGCATAAGGTTCATTGCTAATTTCAAATTCACCGAGGATGAGATCTCTTTCAGACTGAGATGGACATTTGGAAAGGCCTAGAAATATCAGAGGCATCCTTTTGTTTCCTTTAACCAGGATGAGCTCTTTGCCCGTGGTTGTTCTTTAAACTTGCACCCCATTCTATggcataaattttttattatcagaaattaagtacataattttataattatggtaGAAAGGTAGGTttgttttatataatttataactatGATTATTAATTTTCCTAATATTaattagattattattattattattattactcctCCTAGTTTtcctattattaattaaattataactattatcataaatttttattattattaaatgtcTTATAGGTCTATCATCAATTGATATTGTAAAATTATTAGGAAAATAAGGGCAAATGgaataatatgaaaaaaaaatctaatggaGCGCCACTTGTCactttttggtaaaatttattttgagatcaattttattatatttagatAGATAAATGCATTTTTCAAtggctttaatttttttttttttagtctaaaACATGGGTTCATAAGATGCCTAAAATTTTCCCATATCATATATGTTACTTGGACTAGAGTACGGGTGTCAAAAATGGGTACATACTTATGAACTTTCTAAATAGAAAATATGGGGATATGATTGCGTGAATATGTATCGGACGCATATTTCATGTCATGTCCTGTGTTTTGTCGTATCGACACAGGTATGGGTGGGCAAAATGAAGAGTCGGAGTGTTAGTATATAGAAGTTAAAGGGCAAATGgaataatatgaaaaaaaaaaatctaacagaGTGCCACTTGTCactttttggtaaaatttattttgagatcaattttattatatttagatAGATAAATGCATGTTTCAAtggctttaatttttttttttttttagtctaaaACATGGGTTCATAAGATGCCTAAAATTTTCCCATATGTAGATATGTTACTTGGACTCTAGTACAGGTGTCAAAAATGGGAACATACTTATGAACTTTCTAAATAGAAAATATGGGGATATGATTGCATGAATATGTATTAGACACATATTTCATGTCATGTCCTGTGTTTTGTCGTATCGACACGGGTATGGGTGGGCAAAATGAAGAGTCGGAGTATTAGTATATAGAAGTTAGAGTTTGGGAAGATAAAAGTTGATTTCCAGCAGGGCAGCCTGTGGCATGAAATTGTTCTAATCTTTTAAACCTATTGATTTGATGATCTATTGGGCTGTAGCATGCCAAGTGAAATCTAAGACCTATGTGTCAAATTTGCCGTAGTTGATGTCAATAATTAAACCTTTTAAGCAGTTTGACATGCTGTAGTTATGTCAACTTATCTTTGCATTTATTTTGTTTTGAAGTAAATGgcataaaatgttgtaaattcaTTTTGTGTGTTTGTAGTGTTCTTTTGTTAGAGTGGATGCTAATATCTTAATTCTTAAATAAAAATCATTTTACTATTTGCATGATTACTTCTAATGTAGTTGCTTTATTCTTAGGCCTAGTGAGAGGTTCTAATTTGAGTGTGGCTTCTTTGGGTGATTAGCTTCTGAAGAGAAAACCTGTTGGTCACAATGCAAGGTCAAGATAGCACATCAAATGCATTTCTAGGAGCCTTTTATTTGCGTTATGAGCCCAATGGCATTAATCTTCGATGGATTCAGAATAATGAAGTTCCAACTAATGCTTTTGTTCATGAATGTCATCCTGCTATGGTTTGGATGCATCAATCTAATTCTAGCATCAACAACCATAACCCTGTTCAGTTGTGGGATTTATTAGCTGAAGATGGTTTACCATCCAATGGGATGTCTAATGTGATGGATCAATCTAGTGTGAGCGCCCAAACTCCAGTTCGATCTCAGGATTTGTTAGATGAGTTACCGTCTTCCGCTGTTGCTATTGTTGGAATTGTTCAAAGTTTGGAAGAAAGGCATTCTAGGTCACTAATTACCCCCCTTTCAACTTAGTGTTAACATGAGTCTGGGAAATGGCCAGCTCACAAATAGGTCAGTGCCTTTGCAATAGGCCAGTTCTAGCATATTCTCTCAGAACGTAGACTTAAATCCAACATTTGACAACCCCACCATTAATGTCAATCTGAATACAGTGACGAGTTTGCTTTTTAAACCAAGTGGATCATGCATTAATCAAAATCCATTTGCTAATGATCATTCTAATTCTAGTTCTCTTGTGATTTCTTCTGGAATTGCAGAATATATAGTGAAAAAAAATGATGGTGGAGAAGGTTGCTCACTAGATGGCAGGCGTCTGTACTGTAAAAGAAAAACACCTAAAGATGAGAAGTTGGCTGCTAGACTTGTGTTTGCTTTAGAGGCAGCTCCTGTCATGCATCAGCCTTCAAGTGTTGCAGCAAGTGTACTTGGAGCTGGTGCAAGGCCAAGCGATATCCATCAAACCATAGGTGTGGCAGGAGAATCTCATTATGGATAATGCATTGATCAAAATCCATTTGCCAATGATCCTTCTAATTCTAGTTCTCTTATTATTTCTTCTGGAATTGCGGAATATATAGTGGAAGAAAATGATGGTGGAGAAGGTTGCTCACTAAATGGTAGGCGTTTGTACTGTAAAAAAAAGAGCACCTAAAGATAAGCAACTGGGTGCTGGACATGTGCTTGCTTTAGAGGTAGCTCCTGTCATGCATCAGCCTTCAAGTGTTGCAGCAAGTGGACTTGGAGCTGGTGTAGGGCTAAGCGATATCCATCAAACCATAGGTGTGGCAGGAGAAGCTCAACACTCTAAGAGAAATATCCATCTGAGAAGAGCATCTGAAGATGAGCAGCTGGGTTTGCTTTTTATACCAAGTGGATCATGCATTAATCAAAATCTATTTGCTAATGACCCTTCTAATTCCAATTCTCTTGTGATTTCTTCTACAATTGCAGAATATATAGTAGAAGAAAATGATAGTGGAGAAGGTTGCTCACTAGATGGCATGCGTTTGTACTGTAAAAAAAGAGCACCTCAAGATGAGCAGTTGGGTACTAGATGTGTGCTTGCTTTAGAGGCAGCTCGTATCATGCGTCAGCCTTCAAGTGTTGTAGCAAGTGGACTTGGAGCTGGTGTAGGGCCAAGCGATATCCATCAAACCATAGGTGTGGCAGGAGAAGCTCAACACTCCCAGAGAAATATTTGTCTGAGAAGAGCACCAGAAGACGAGTAGCTGGGTTTGCTTTTTAAACCAACTAGATCATGCACTGATCAAAATCTATTTGCTAATGACCCTTCCAATTCCAATTCTCTTGCAATTTCTTCTGGAATTGCAGAATATATAGTGGAAGAAAATGATGGTGGAGAAGGTTTCTCACTAGATGGCAAGCATTTGTACTGTAAAAGAAGAGCACCTGAAGATGAACAGTTGGGTATTGGACTTGTGCTTGCTTTAGAGGCAGCTCCTGTAATGCATCAGCCTTCAAGTGTTGCAGCAAATGGACTTATAGCTGACGCAGGGCCAAGCAATATCCATCAAACCATAGGTGTGGCAGGAGAAACTCAGAACTCCCAGAGAAATATTCGTCTGAGAAGAGCAACTGAAGATGAGCAGTTAAGTTTGCTTTTTAAACCAAATGGATCATTAATTGATCAAAATCTATTTGCCAATGATTCTTCTAATTCCAATTGTCTTGTGATTTCTTCTGGAATTGCGAAATATATAGTGGAAGAAAATGATGGTGGAGAAGGTTTCTCACTAGATGGCAGGCGTCTGTACTATAAAAGAAGAGCACCTGAAGATGAGCAGTTAGGTATTAGACTTGTGCTTGCTTTAGAGATAGCTTTTGGAGCTAGTGTAGGGCCAAGCAATATCCATCAAACCATAGGTGTGGCAGGAGAAGCTCAGCACTCCCAGAGAAATATCCGTATGAGAAAAGCACCTAAAGATAAGTAGCTAGGTTTGCTTTTTAAACCAAGTGGATCATGCATTGATCAAAATCCATTTGCCAATGATCCTTCTAATTCCAGTTCTCTTGTGATTTCTTTTAGAATTGTAAAATATATAGTGGAGGGGTTGTAGCTTGGTTTCTACCATTGAGTTTGGTGTTAGACAAATATAACATTTATATCTAGATGTTTTATGTATTTAagaatttgaatctttttaaaatatttttttattgtctaaataaaaattttaaaaatatgggcaaccaaattttcaattttgttaggtcaataaaactaatcttttaaaaattaaaatatagactcattaattttttgttaaattgggccaataaaaaaatttttaagttattagaatattggtccattaaagtTTTTGCtttattgggccaataaaaaatataaattatgaggattataatatttatatatatggaGCCAATGACGGATATAGTAActagacctaggtattttatgtagatcactcacaatttaattcttttgaAAATCTTTTTTATTacgtaaaatttaatttaaaaaatattggcTCCCAAATTTTCAACTAAGTTGGGCAAAAAACAATAAGTTTAATAAGAgctcattaaatttattatttttccttgttGGGTTATTTTTAACATGGGATTGATTTACCAAATTATTAGTGTCTTATCAATCATGtaattgaaattttttaatcAATCTCATTTAGTTTGGTGATTTGTAGCCACATATTCACATCAAACCTATTGGTTCTagaaaaacttttaattttcttattgTTTAAATCTAGATTTTTTATGATTTCTCTAGGAGTGCAGGGCCAAGCGATACCCATCAAACCATAGGTGAGGTAGGAGAAGCTCAGCACTCCCAGAGAACTGTGAATCATCAAGATTTTTTGCCAACTAACTTGGCAACATGGACCACTAGGAATTCTCAACCATAGTTACCTGCTCAACTAGCTATTCATTTATCATTTGATTGTGTTCCAAAAACCAGCTCAGTGACTGCAATAGTTCAACCTACTCCTCCAATGCAACAGCCTATCCCTGTTTCTTATTCTTTAGAAAGTATGCAGCCTTTCCAGTGGAATGATGTCACTAGGTCAAGAACTGGTCTACCCTTAACTTCTACTTATACTCTAAATGGAGGAGATGCATCACTTGTTGAAGGCACCTCAAGGAACACTCAAAGAAATGGCATGCTTCCTTCTGAATTTTAAAGGGGATATTTGGAACACATGTTAAGAAACCTTAACGTTGTCCCTGAGACAAACTCTCCTTGAAATATTGCATTCAATTCTAGAAATAGCTCTACTACACATGATCACCAATCATCTGCTCCTATTCAGTCTCCCCAACACAACATATCTCAGGAATATGAATAGAGAATCACAGCAACCCCAGAAGTTGTCAATTTAACCGATCCCAGAGGCAAGGCAGTGACTACCCAGGACATAAGGGTGATCCTATTGCTGCAAGACAGAGGGAATTATTAGTGAGAGCTGATAATGCAAGGCTTTTTGATATACCACTTAGGTCAGGATTGATAATACAACCTGAGAGATAAAATAGTGCTCATCCTAAAGTGCCGATAAGTTCTTTGACTACTGCTCAGATAATAAGCGAACTGCTATATGAGGTATGCATGTAAACTGTCTCCTTAGTATCAAAAGATTTACAATTTTTGGACATTGTTGAGAAATTAGTTTCAAATTAAGTTGATTGGCAAAAAAGGATTCATATAGGCAATCCCAACTAGTTTGGAATTAAGAGTTATTTGTTGTTGTTATTTGAGTTGGTGTTGATAAAGTTTGCCTTTTAAATAGGCCAACCaaactaaatatatatatttttttctaaaaaCTTCTGATAAAAAATTTATGTTAGTTTAGATGTTATCTAGATAAAATTACATGAAACAAATTTATTTGTTGGGAAATTCTCTCCTTAGCACCActattttccttttcctttaatGCCTACTCACAATTGAGGAACCTGCATGAATGCAGgcccatttttttttcttattattttataGAGTCTAAGGATTTCGCATAGGGACAGTAAAACAACTGAAAATGATGCCTGGAGCATTAGATATAATAACTTAGTACCAAGAGTT
The sequence above is a segment of the Hevea brasiliensis isolate MT/VB/25A 57/8 chromosome 11, ASM3005281v1, whole genome shotgun sequence genome. Coding sequences within it:
- the LOC131170418 gene encoding nicotinate phosphoribosyltransferase 2-like, with amino-acid sequence MEVKANGPNDESGRIPDGPTNPMVTPLLTDLYQFTMAYAYWKAGKHQERAVFDLYFRKNPFGGEYTVFAGLEECIRFIANFKFTEDEISFRLRWTFGKA